One region of Dysidea avara chromosome 1, odDysAvar1.4, whole genome shotgun sequence genomic DNA includes:
- the LOC136261137 gene encoding uncharacterized protein isoform X1 has translation MNFSACWIVSSDIETDVFDVATDVPGQFACVFNLRLTSVPAYSFTGLGIECHEFQVSLLRCIRHSVDGFEQVSSVDCSGIKGVNFQCLLDCVIRYRNKCFWCCDRCSRSQYRHADIQEIITIVGTIFSQVLM, from the exons atgaatttcag tgcctgctggattgtttcttcagatatcgaaacagatgtctttgatgttgcgaccgatgttccaggtcagtttgcatgtgtgtttaatttaaggttgacttcagtgcctgcttattcttttacaggtctcggtattgagtgtcatgaatttcag gtcagtctactcagatgtatcaggcatagtgttgatgggttcgaacaagtatccagtgtagactgtagtggcatcaagggtgttaatttccag tgcctgctggattgtgtcatcagatatcgaaacaagtgtttttggtgttgcgaccgatgttccag gtctcagtatcgtcatgctgacatacaagaaatcatcactattgttggaactatttttagtcaagtcttgatgtga
- the LOC136261137 gene encoding uncharacterized protein isoform X2 has translation MNFSACWIVSSDIETDVFDVATDVPGLGIECHEFQVSLLRCIRHSVDGFEQVSSVDCSGIKGVNFQCLLDCVIRYRNKCFWCCDRCSRSQYRHADIQEIITIVGTIFSQVLM, from the exons atgaatttcag tgcctgctggattgtttcttcagatatcgaaacagatgtctttgatgttgcgaccgatgttccag gtctcggtattgagtgtcatgaatttcag gtcagtctactcagatgtatcaggcatagtgttgatgggttcgaacaagtatccagtgtagactgtagtggcatcaagggtgttaatttccag tgcctgctggattgtgtcatcagatatcgaaacaagtgtttttggtgttgcgaccgatgttccag gtctcagtatcgtcatgctgacatacaagaaatcatcactattgttggaactatttttagtcaagtcttgatgtga
- the LOC136261137 gene encoding uncharacterized protein isoform X3 — MSLMLRPMFQVSVLSVMNFSYQLSLYTNDVNLQVSLLRCIRHSVDGFEQVSSVDCSGIKGVNFQCLLDCVIRYRNKCFWCCDRCSRSQYRHADIQEIITIVGTIFSQVLM; from the exons atgtctttgatgttgcgaccgatgttccag gtctcggtattgagtgtcatgaatttcag ttatcaattatcactgtatactaatgatgtgaatttgcaggtcagtctactcagatgtatcaggcatagtgttgatgggttcgaacaagtatccagtgtagactgtagtggcatcaagggtgttaatttccag tgcctgctggattgtgtcatcagatatcgaaacaagtgtttttggtgttgcgaccgatgttccag gtctcagtatcgtcatgctgacatacaagaaatcatcactattgttggaactatttttagtcaagtcttgatgtga